One Archocentrus centrarchus isolate MPI-CPG fArcCen1 chromosome 14, fArcCen1, whole genome shotgun sequence DNA window includes the following coding sequences:
- the arhgap35b gene encoding rho GTPase-activating protein 35 → MMAKKQDARSPIYNLIVVGLSGTEKEKGQCGVGKSCLCNRFVRPSADDFYLDHTSVLSTSDFGGRVVNNDHFLFWGEVSRVLEEGPECRMHVVEQTEFIDDQTFQPHRSTAMQPYIKRAAATKLASAEKLMYFCTDQLGLEQDFEQKQMPEGKLQVDGFLLCVDVSRGMNRNFDDQLKFVTNLYGQLSKTKKPIVLVLTKCDEGVERYIKDAHTFAITKKSLPVVETSARSNINVDLAFLTLVQLIDKSRGKPKIIPYFEALKLQSQQIASAKDRYEWLINRIVKNHNETWLNTSRRMNNSPEYKEYVFLEGTAKCKKLFQQHVYRLKQEHIERRRKIYLSTLPLALSSLVPDLDEIDQLSWSGVQKVLESKQHFTHWFVVLEDSPWEDTSHIDNMEDERIPSDLLETAEAEEIFNAHLEHLRNECKRAEMRQEFKQKLASSPFVTPGKPWEEARSFIMNEEFYQWLEEPEYLDLYNRHQKEIIDRAKEDFQELLLEYSELFYELEVDAKPSKEKMGAIQEVLGEEQRFKALQKLPAERDALVLKHIHFVYHPTKETCPSSPHCVDSKIEQLLASRFPSHYPFFDVKAHFGDTKADRINLVILGKDGLAREFANEIRALCTNDDWYVLDGKMYELTLRPIDGNVRLPVNSFYTPTFTPHGCLCLYNSKESLSYVVESLERLRESTLGRRDSQLAQLPTSLLLVTKRGVGSYVDIGGDTALNLITQGQQVARRLQCSFLDPASPGVGYGHNISETQINQVLRGLLDIRRSTSFSSSSPPLLPEPPGLRDTQPVPEADLRIVMCLMCGDPYDTEQLLSPFLMHQHCRPMSNSGTSVLLEQTVGGHKLAIELSLLSYHASFTLRKSRLVHGYIAVYSVTRKASLETLCAFLCEVQDIIPIQLLAVGDSQAELTDSDYACEQLIQGEELAHEIEGRFSSVVCGSGGVVGGLHRIEMFHPFLMEVVEKRNIVEATHMYDNVAEACTNENVYSPRCSSPSPVTMYLDSEDDVEPSPPYYDGTLTSHSSGFNMPDLDSSDISVISDIRDFENKLNNKVPPQVRVKPGVTFDFRKVSRNPYIDTLGHRRSLPSAVTWVPSGDVGYDPSDYAEPIDAVSKPRPSNEEIIYSVPHDSTQGKIITIRNSNRMHSNGNGSDSEADSSSLERRRKFSAVGVKPRLYRDRSKRLGKFSSFRTSFIGSDDEMGALPKSKEDDFGTLKGESLVNEESEDPKKRNILKSLRRTAKKSRPKPRPAIPKPLESSYFGVPLASTVSPDRPIPLFIEKCVRFIETTGLNTEGLYRVSGNKSEMESMQRQFEQDHSLDLVEKDFSINTVAGALKSFFSELPEPLVPCALQVDLLDAFKISDREQRLYTMKDVLRRFPRENYDVFKYVMSHLLKVSQLSRVNLMTSENLSICFWPTLMRPDFSTMDALTATRTYQTIIETFIHQCAFFFYNQPLLDSPTGLAGHPASPTTTLSGSSAYSCYRSSPPHTTPHFSPLQQSPPTTPQSPLQSLLPPLHQHPHSHHSPAEQETL, encoded by the exons ATGATGGCCAAAAAGCAAGATGCGCGGTCGCCCATTTACAACCTCATTGTGGTGGGTTTGTCAggaacagagaaagagaaggggCAGTGTGGGGTTGGCAAGTCCTGCTTATGTAATAGGTTTGTGCGACCCAGTGCTGATGACTTCTACTTGGATCACACGTCTGTACTAAGCACCAGCGACTTTGGGGGTCGAGTGGTTAATAatgatcacttcctgttttggggggagGTGTCACGGGTTCTCGAGGAGGGGCCTGAGTGCAGGATGCATGTTGTGGAGCAAACAGAATTCATTGATGACCAGACGTTTCAGCCACACCGTAGCACTGCTATGCAGCCCTATATCAAACGGGCAGCAGCCACCAAGCTGGCCTCAGCAGAGAAGCTCATGTACTTCTGTACAGATCAGCTGGGTCTGGAGCAAGACTTTGAGCAAAAACAAATGCCAGAGGGCAAACTGCAGGTTGATGGCTTCCTCCTTTGTGTCGATGTGAGCCGCGGTATGAACCGTAACTTTGACGACCAGCTGAAATTTGTCACAAACCTGTACGGTCAGCTGAGCAAGACTAAGAAGCCCATCGTCCTGGTTCTCACCAAATGCGATGAAGGAGTAGAGCGCTACATCAAAGATGCACATACCTTTGCTATCACAAAAAAGAGTCTACCAGTAGTTGAAACATCAGCACGTTCAAATATAAATGTGGACCTCGCCTTCCTCACTTTGGTTCAGCTTATTGACAAGAGCAGGGGCAAGCCCAAGATCATTCCTTACTTTGAGGCCCTAAAGCTCCAGAGTCAGCAGATCGCTTCTGCCAAGGATCGCTATGAATGGCTAATCAACCGTATAGTAAAGAATCACAACGAAACCTGGTTAAACACCAGTCGACGCATGAACAACTCCCCGGAGTACAAAGAATATGTCTTCTTGGAGGGAACGGCTAAATGCAAGAAGCTTTTTCAACAGCATGTCTACCGTCTGAAGCAGGAACATATTGAGAGGCGTCGAAAAATATACTTAAGCACTCTGCCTTTAGCACTTAGTTCTTTAGTGCCTGACCTGGATGAGATAGATCAGCTCAGCTGGTCTGGGGTACAGAAAGTCCTCGAGTCCAAGCAGCACTTCACTCACTGGTTTGTTGTTCTGGAGGACTCACCATGGGAGGATACATCTCACATCGATAACATGGAAGATGAGCGAATCCCATCGGACCTGTTGGAGACTGCTGAAGCAGAAGAAATCTTTAATGCTCATCTGGAACATCTGCGCAATGAGTGCAAACGGGCAGAGATGAGACAGGAGTTTAAACAGAAATTGGCTTCCTCTCCCTTCGTTACACCTGGTAAACCTTGGGAGGAGGCCCGAAGCTTCATCATGAATGAAGAGTTCTACCAGTGGCTTGAagagccagagtacctggaccTCTATAATCGGCATCAGAAGGAGATCATTGACCGTGCTAAAGAAGACTTCCAGGAACTTTTGCTGGAGTACTCTGAGCTTTTTTATGAGCTTGAAGTGGATGCTAAACCCAGCAAGGAGAAGATGGGGGCAATTCAAGAGGTTTTGGGGGAGGAGCAGAGGTTCAAGGCACTACAAAAgcttcctgctgaaagagatGCTTTGGTATTAAAGCATATCCACTTTGTCTATCACCCAACGAAGGAGACCTGCCCTAGCAGTCCCCACTGCGTAGACTCTAAGATTGAACAACTGTTAGCTTCACGTTTCCCCTCGCATTACCCCTTTTTTGATGTGAAAGCTCATTTTGGGGACACCAAAGCCGACAGAATAAACCTTGTTATACTAGGGAAGGATGGACTGGCCAGAGAATTTGCCAATGAGATTAGGGCTCTCTGCACAAATGATGACTGGTATGTGTTAGATGGGAAGATGTATGAGTTGACGCTACGACCTATCGATGGAAATGTACGTCTTCCGGTTAATTCCTTCTACACCCCCACTTTCACCCCTCatggatgtttgtgtttgtataatTCAAAAGAATCACTCTCCTATGTGGTTGAAAGCCTTGAGCGACTTAGGGAGTCAACTCTAGGCCGAAGGGATAGCCAGCTGGCACAACTGCCAACATCACTGCTTTTAGTCACTAAACGAGGTGTAGGATCATATGTTGATATAGGTGGAGACACTGCCTTAAACTTGATAACACAGGGGCAGCAGGTTGCAAGGAGACTGCAGTGTAGCTTTTTAGACCCTGCTTCCCCTGGTGTGGGCTATGGCCATAATATCAGTGAGACCCAAATAAACCAGGTGCTGAGGGGCCTTCTGGATATTAGGAGGAGCACGTCTTTTAGTAGCAGCTCCCCAcccctcctccctgagcctccaGGTCTCCGAGACACTCAGCCAGTCCCGGAGGCGGACCTTCGCATTGTCATGTGCTTAATGTGTGGAGACCCCTATgacactgagcagctcctgtccCCTTTCTTAATGCATCAGCACTGCAGACCCATGTCTAATAGTGGCACCTCAGTATTGCTGGAGCAGACCGTTGGTGGACACAAGCTGGCTATAGAGCTCTCTTTGCTCTCATACCATGCCTCCTTCACTTTGAGGAAGAGCAGGTTAGTACACGGCTACATTGCAGTGTATTCAGTCACCCGAAAAGCCTCTCTGGAGACCCTTTGTGCATTCTTGTGCGAGGTGCAGGACATCATCCCAATTCAGCTGTTGGCGGTGGGAGATAGCCAGGCAGAGCTCACTGACAGCGACTATGCCTGTGAACAGCTGATCCAGGGGGAGGAACTAGCCCATGAGATTGAGGGTCGTTTCAGCAGTGTGGTTTGTGGATCTGGAGGGGTGGTGGGAGGCCTCCACAGGATAGAAATGTTCCATCCTTTTCTGATGGAGGTAGTAGAGAAACGCAACATTGTGGAGGCCACGCACATGTACGATAATGTTGCTGAAGCATGTACCAATGAAAATGTCTACTCCCCACGCTGCAGTTCTCCTAGTCCTGTCACTATGTACCTGGATTCAGAGGATGATGTAGAACCGTCTCCACCATACTATGATGGCACACTCACTTCTCACAGTAGCGGCTTCAACATGCCTGACTTAGATTCCAGTGACATCTCGGTCATATCTGATATCAGGGACTTTGAGAACAAACTGAACAACAAAGTACCCCCTCAAGTGAGAGTTAAACCAGGCGTCACTTTTGACTTCCGGAAAGTGAGCCGTAACCCGTATATCGACACACTAGGTCATCGGCGTTCCTTGCCCTCTGCTGTTACCTGGGTTCCCAGCGGCGATGTAGGATACGATCCCTCAGACTACGCCGAACCCATTGACGCTGTTTCAAAACCCCGCCCTAGCAACGAAGAGATCATCTACTCAGTACCACATGACAGCACACAAGGAAAAATCATCACCATCCGCAACTCCAACAGGATGCACTCCAATGGAAACGGCTCAGACAGCGAAGCAGACAGCAGCTCTCTGGAGCGAAGGAGGAAGTTCTCAGCAGTTGGCGTGAAGCCTCGTCTTTACCGTGACCGCTCTAAGCGGTTGGGCAAGTTCAGCAGCTTTCGCACAAGCTTCATAGGCAGCGATGATGAGATGGGAGCTCTTCCAAAGTCCAAAGAAGATGACTTTGGGACCCTTAAAGGTGAAAGTCTAGTAAATGAGGAAAGTGAAGACCCAAAGAAGAGGAACATTCTGAAGAGCCTACGACGGACAGCCAAG AAAAGCAGACCAAAGCCCCGTCCAGCTATTCCCAAGCCCTTGGAGAGCAGTTACTTCGGGGTTCCCCTAGCGAGTACGGTATCCCCAGACAGACCAATCCCTCTCTTCATTGAAAAGTGTGTCCGCTTCATTGAGACAACAg GCCTGAATACAGAGGGTTTGTACCGCGTAAGCGGCAACAAGTCAGAGATGGAAAGCATGCAGAGGCAGTTTGAACAGG ACCACAGCTTAGACCTAGTGGAGAAAGACTTCTCCATAAACACTGTGGCTGGAGCCCTCAAAAGCTTCTTCTCTGAGCTGCCTGAGCCCCTGGTGCCTTGTGCTCTGCAGGTGGACCTACTGGATGCTTTCA aAATCAGTGACAGGGAACAGAGGCTGTATACCATGAAGGATGTCCTGAGGAGGTTCCCCAGGGAGAATTATGACGTCTTCAAATATGTAATGAGCCACTTACTCAA GGTGAGCCAGCTGAGCAGGGTGAACTTGATGACCAGCGAAAACTTGTCCATCTGTTTCTGGCCCACCCTCATGAGGCCAGACTTCTCCACCATGGATGCTCTGACTGCCACACGCACCTACCAGACAATCATCGAGACCTTCATCCACCAGTGTGCATTCTTCTTCTACAACCAGCCCCTCCTCGACTCCCCCACCGGCCTAGCAGGCCACCCTGcctcacccaccaccaccctcAGCGGGAGCTCTGCCTACTCTTGTTACCGCTCCTCTCCTCCCCACACCACCCCTCACTTCAGCCCTCTGCAGCAGTCCCCTCCCACCACCCCCCAGTCTCCCCTGCAGTCTCTGCTCCCTCCCCTCCACCAGCACCCCCACTCCCACCATTCCCCTGCTGAACAAGAGACACTGTGA